A DNA window from Arachis duranensis cultivar V14167 chromosome 3, aradu.V14167.gnm2.J7QH, whole genome shotgun sequence contains the following coding sequences:
- the LOC107478102 gene encoding uncharacterized protein LOC107478102 isoform X1, whose translation MSGTPLSSHKHHLPPLKYVFMSDWWLAKPCLPLQGLAVGGIAYGQRERMFLSTVIAKRHEANVLETEDGVTLHFSSFINSSRSFQNGFPREVCEDFLLGFPDDWQKYTAHSFRAKCVDGDTGFCELNASLHKRAIDPIPFSIRDNRSAERHDFSLSNDGILEAKTNICNEPENSIVNVLKQSVSKNSVECSNIKKTVEGERKDNIVSLKSSQSPVDTMDDGENGVLVAAPISQVGNPNNDQSLTGVFDRSPCKVHSGKSMVGSPVSTTKIRVTQSSGDCKEEHVSHTRKCSKKNLTSLKETSSCPVRRSPRLQSKRNEQVKPV comes from the exons ATGTCTGGAACTCCTCTCTCCAGTCACAAGCATCACCTCCCCCCCTTAAAATAT GTTTTCATGTCCGATTGGTGGCTTGCCAAGCCTTGCCTTCCACTCCAGGGTTTAGCGGTTGGTGGCATTGCTTATGGCCA GAGAGAGAGAATGTTCTTATCGACAGTGATTGCAAAGAGGCACGAGGCGAATGTCTTGGAGACTGAAGACGGAGTCACTCTTCACTTTAGTAGTTTCATTAACAGCTCTCGCTCGTTTCAGAATGGCTTCCCACGTGAG GTATGTGAAGACTTCTTGTTGGGATTTCCAGACGATTGGCAAAAGTACACTGCTCATAGTTTTAGAGCTAAATGTGTCGATGGGGATACTGGATTTTGTGAGCTAAATGCTTCTTTACACAAGAGGGCTATTGATCCTATCCCATTTTCCATTCGTGATAATCGTTCGGCAGAGAGACATGATTTTTCATTGTCCAATGATGGAATTCTCGAAGCAAAAACGAATATCTGCAATGAACCAGAGAATTCAATTGTCAATGTTTTAAAGCAATCCGTATCAAAAAATAGTGTGGAATGCAGCAATATCAAGAAAACTGTGGAGGGTGAACGCAAGGACAATATTGTGAGTCTTAAATCGTCTCAGTCACCTGTTGACACGATGGATGATGGTGAAAATGGAGTCTTAGTAGCTGCACCAATAAGCCAAGTTGGAAATCCAAACAACGATCAATCTTTGACAGGTGTGTTTGACCGGAGTCCATGTAAAGTTCATTCTGGGAAAAGCATGGTTGGATCTCCAGTTTCGACAACGAAAATCAGAGTAACACAATCATCGGGTGACTGCAAGGAGGAACATGTTAGTCACACTAGAAAATGTTCGAAAAAAAATCTCACATCACTCAAAGAAACCAGTTCTTGTCCAGTTAGAAGATCTCCCAGGCTGCAAAGTAAACGAAATGAGCAAGTAAAACCTGTATGA
- the LOC107478102 gene encoding uncharacterized protein LOC107478102 isoform X2, with protein MSDWWLAKPCLPLQGLAVGGIAYGQRERMFLSTVIAKRHEANVLETEDGVTLHFSSFINSSRSFQNGFPREVCEDFLLGFPDDWQKYTAHSFRAKCVDGDTGFCELNASLHKRAIDPIPFSIRDNRSAERHDFSLSNDGILEAKTNICNEPENSIVNVLKQSVSKNSVECSNIKKTVEGERKDNIVSLKSSQSPVDTMDDGENGVLVAAPISQVGNPNNDQSLTGVFDRSPCKVHSGKSMVGSPVSTTKIRVTQSSGDCKEEHVSHTRKCSKKNLTSLKETSSCPVRRSPRLQSKRNEQVKPV; from the exons ATGTCCGATTGGTGGCTTGCCAAGCCTTGCCTTCCACTCCAGGGTTTAGCGGTTGGTGGCATTGCTTATGGCCA GAGAGAGAGAATGTTCTTATCGACAGTGATTGCAAAGAGGCACGAGGCGAATGTCTTGGAGACTGAAGACGGAGTCACTCTTCACTTTAGTAGTTTCATTAACAGCTCTCGCTCGTTTCAGAATGGCTTCCCACGTGAG GTATGTGAAGACTTCTTGTTGGGATTTCCAGACGATTGGCAAAAGTACACTGCTCATAGTTTTAGAGCTAAATGTGTCGATGGGGATACTGGATTTTGTGAGCTAAATGCTTCTTTACACAAGAGGGCTATTGATCCTATCCCATTTTCCATTCGTGATAATCGTTCGGCAGAGAGACATGATTTTTCATTGTCCAATGATGGAATTCTCGAAGCAAAAACGAATATCTGCAATGAACCAGAGAATTCAATTGTCAATGTTTTAAAGCAATCCGTATCAAAAAATAGTGTGGAATGCAGCAATATCAAGAAAACTGTGGAGGGTGAACGCAAGGACAATATTGTGAGTCTTAAATCGTCTCAGTCACCTGTTGACACGATGGATGATGGTGAAAATGGAGTCTTAGTAGCTGCACCAATAAGCCAAGTTGGAAATCCAAACAACGATCAATCTTTGACAGGTGTGTTTGACCGGAGTCCATGTAAAGTTCATTCTGGGAAAAGCATGGTTGGATCTCCAGTTTCGACAACGAAAATCAGAGTAACACAATCATCGGGTGACTGCAAGGAGGAACATGTTAGTCACACTAGAAAATGTTCGAAAAAAAATCTCACATCACTCAAAGAAACCAGTTCTTGTCCAGTTAGAAGATCTCCCAGGCTGCAAAGTAAACGAAATGAGCAAGTAAAACCTGTATGA